A window of the Streptomyces sp. NBC_00250 genome harbors these coding sequences:
- a CDS encoding BMP family lipoprotein: MRRVSKITAACAVTAALALTATACGESSTEDTGSDSGTIKVGMAYDVGGRGDNSFNDSAARGLDKAKADLGVETKELTAKTGETPADREQRLASLAEGGFNPVIGVGFAYKDAIDKVAAKFPKTTFGLVDSVSEAKNVDSIVFTEEQGSYLAGVAAALKSKDGKIGFIGGVDTPLIKKFAAGFQQGVKDTNPDASVTIQYLSTGTDFSGFGAPDKGKAAAKGMLDKGIDVIYAAAGGSGAGAIEAVAAKPGTWAIGVDSDQAKDPALSKYAGSIMTSMVKNVDTGVFELIKSVQDGKPATGTHVYSLAENGVSLTTTGGHLTDIQAKLDEAKKKIIDGQIKVNTTL, from the coding sequence GTGCGCCGGGTATCCAAGATCACCGCCGCGTGTGCTGTCACTGCGGCTCTCGCTCTCACTGCCACCGCCTGCGGGGAGTCCTCCACCGAGGACACGGGCTCCGACTCGGGCACCATCAAGGTCGGTATGGCCTACGACGTCGGTGGTCGTGGCGACAACTCCTTCAACGACTCGGCCGCCCGCGGCCTCGACAAGGCCAAGGCCGACCTCGGTGTCGAGACCAAGGAGCTCACCGCCAAGACCGGTGAGACCCCGGCCGACCGCGAGCAGCGCCTCGCCTCCCTGGCCGAGGGCGGCTTCAACCCGGTCATCGGTGTCGGCTTCGCCTACAAGGACGCGATCGACAAGGTCGCGGCCAAGTTCCCGAAGACCACGTTCGGCCTGGTCGACTCGGTCTCCGAGGCGAAGAACGTCGACTCGATCGTCTTCACCGAGGAGCAGGGCTCGTACCTCGCCGGTGTCGCGGCCGCCCTCAAGTCCAAGGACGGCAAGATCGGCTTCATCGGCGGTGTCGACACCCCGCTGATCAAGAAGTTCGCCGCCGGCTTCCAGCAGGGTGTCAAGGACACCAACCCGGACGCCTCGGTCACGATCCAGTACCTCTCCACCGGTACGGACTTCTCCGGCTTCGGTGCCCCGGACAAGGGCAAGGCCGCCGCCAAGGGCATGCTCGACAAGGGCATCGACGTCATCTACGCCGCCGCGGGCGGCTCGGGTGCCGGTGCCATCGAGGCCGTCGCCGCCAAGCCGGGCACCTGGGCGATCGGTGTCGACTCGGACCAGGCCAAGGACCCGGCCCTGTCCAAGTACGCCGGCTCGATCATGACCTCGATGGTCAAGAACGTCGACACCGGTGTCTTCGAGCTCATCAAGTCCGTCCAGGACGGCAAGCCGGCGACCGGCACGCACGTCTACTCGCTGGCTGAGAACGGTGTCTCCCTGACCACCACCGGTGGCCACCTCACCGACATCCAGGCCAAGCTCGACGAGGCCAAGAAGAAGATCATCGACGGTCAGATCAAGGTCAACACGACCCTCTGA
- a CDS encoding amidohydrolase has product MNQLKSREPGSATLPGTLSEPLRVELIAFRRDLHMHPELGNQEFRTTAALKARLEAAGLAPKVLPGNTGLICDIGTPDPGRPMLAIRADLDALPIPDAKTVAYRSTVANRAHACGHDVHTTTVLGAGLVLAELDRQGLLPAAVRLVFQPAEEVLPGGAADAVEAGVLDGVGRIIAVHCDPRVDAGKIGLRTGPITSACDRLEVTLDGPGGHTARPHLTTDLVTAAARVATDVPAVLSRRVDARSGLSVTWGRIESGHACNVIPQHAELSGTVRCLDLPTWREAPDLVHAAIDEIATLHRAKSTVTYVRGVPPVVNDPAVTDLLQAAMTARRGPYAIEDTEQSLGGEDFSWYLEHVPGAMARLGVRTPGDTRVRDLHAGDFDVDERCIEAAVELFTAAALLDAGSGRA; this is encoded by the coding sequence GTGAACCAGTTGAAGTCCCGTGAGCCAGGCTCCGCCACCCTGCCCGGAACGCTGTCCGAACCCCTGCGCGTCGAACTGATCGCGTTCCGCAGGGACTTGCACATGCACCCCGAGCTCGGGAACCAGGAGTTCCGTACGACCGCAGCGCTCAAGGCCCGCCTGGAGGCGGCCGGCCTCGCGCCGAAGGTCCTGCCGGGCAACACCGGACTCATCTGTGACATCGGCACCCCGGACCCCGGTCGGCCCATGCTCGCGATCCGCGCCGACCTCGACGCGCTGCCCATCCCCGACGCCAAGACCGTCGCCTACCGCTCCACCGTGGCCAACCGCGCCCACGCCTGCGGACACGACGTCCACACCACCACCGTCCTCGGCGCCGGACTCGTCCTCGCCGAGCTCGACCGGCAGGGGCTCCTCCCCGCCGCCGTACGGCTCGTCTTCCAGCCCGCCGAAGAGGTCCTCCCAGGCGGTGCCGCCGACGCCGTCGAGGCCGGCGTCCTGGACGGGGTCGGCCGGATCATCGCCGTCCACTGCGACCCCAGGGTGGACGCCGGGAAGATCGGGCTCCGCACCGGCCCCATCACCTCCGCCTGCGACCGGCTCGAAGTCACCCTCGACGGGCCCGGCGGCCACACCGCCCGCCCGCACCTCACCACCGACCTCGTCACCGCCGCCGCCCGGGTGGCCACCGACGTCCCCGCCGTCCTGTCCCGCCGTGTCGACGCCCGCTCGGGACTCTCGGTCACCTGGGGCCGCATCGAGTCCGGCCACGCCTGCAACGTCATCCCGCAGCACGCCGAGCTCTCCGGCACCGTCCGCTGCCTCGACCTGCCCACCTGGCGGGAGGCGCCCGACCTGGTGCACGCGGCCATCGACGAGATCGCGACCCTGCACCGGGCCAAGTCGACCGTCACCTACGTCCGGGGCGTCCCCCCGGTCGTCAACGACCCGGCCGTCACCGACCTCCTCCAGGCCGCGATGACCGCCCGCCGCGGACCGTACGCGATCGAGGACACCGAGCAGAGCCTCGGCGGCGAGGACTTCTCCTGGTACCTGGAGCACGTACCCGGCGCGATGGCCCGCCTCGGCGTGCGCACCCCCGGCGACACCCGCGTCCGCGACCTCCACGCGGGCGACTTCGACGTGGACGAGCGCTGCATCGAGGCGGCGGTGGAACTCTTCACCGCCGCCGCCCTGCTCGACGCGGGCTCCGGCCGGGCCTGA